The Panicum hallii strain FIL2 chromosome 5, PHallii_v3.1, whole genome shotgun sequence genome contains the following window.
AAAAGAAGTCTATCTTATTTGGTGGATGGGAGATGAAAATGTGCATTCATATTATTCATATTACCTAAGATGGGGTTTTTTTTTAATAGACGATAAGAGTTTTGTTGTGGCATATCATTAGAATAAAATGAGTTGATGGCGTCTTGCCAACACACGCACAAAACCTGGATAGGTCTTTTCCCCGATGCTTCTCTGTGGCTCACCGTAGAAGGCGACGTTCTAGCTTGCTCTTGCGAGGATAAATGTGAGAAGACGGAATATTGCCGCGTTAATCTTGCAAGACCTCATTATCTAAGAATTGAGAGCCGATGGGGAGAGTTGGCAGATGCGTCGCTTTTTCTCGAGGCAAATCAAGCAGCAACTTTCAAAGTTCCTGTCAGTAAGGATGATCCCAACTAAAAAATTACTTAATATTGTTTATGACATGCCCTGTCATATATATACTACATAAAAACTATAGGTCCCAATACATCATATATATAACTGTAGCTAAAAAAATAAATTCATCCAATGATCTTTCTCTTCTCCTACCAATCTCCTTTCTTCCCACTCTTTAATTCTATCTTAATATTTGTGATATCCATACCAATGGATTTAATGTAGTTTCTTAAACTTTGATTTTTATGCAAAAAATTATTTCTTGGTTGCAAAAAATAGGTCTTTCCATCTATCTCTTCTCTTTAATTGCATTGTCAAATCAGCAAAATATTCTACATGATAGCATATTAAATATTGTGAAAATTATCCTAATCATAGCACTCAGACTGCTCTAAGACCTCCTCCAACAAGACTATCTCAGCTAGCTTATACAAATTCAACTTATCTTTTGCTTACATGGAAGAAATAGAAGATGAGGGTGAGAATGTGGAATCTCTTCTTGAAGAGCTAGTTCATAGGTTAAAGGTAGACATCCACTATTGATGAGAGAGACTGTGGAATTCAAGATATTTTGACCAATATGGTATAAGAGAAACTATTGGAATAATATTTTTTTTTATCTTTTATATATGAGGTGGATAAGCTTAGAACCAGTACACTACTATCATTAAACACGGCAGTCTGATCACCCATAGGCCAATCCCTGACCAATCATCCTGACACTGTTGGTAGTCTGATCCCGTGCGCAACGACCACAGAGACCACCCAATGCCATCACGTCATGCTATCTTCGTCAAAGACGTGTCCGTGTTTTATAGGGGACTGATCGATGCACGCCACTCGCGTAAGCTTCGGCATCGTTCTCGATCATGGCCGTCATCTCACTTGTTGAGCTCCTCATCACAGTAGTCGCCGTGGTGCCAATAATCTTTGCGCTCCTCCTCttgtcctcctcctcttccagGAAGCGCGCCGATGGCCGCCGGCAACCTCCGTCGCCGCCAGGCCTGCCGCTCCTCGGCCACCTCCATCTCCTGGGCCGCCTGCCGCACCGGGCGCTCCGGTCGCTCGCCGCGTCGCACGGCCCGGTCATGCTCCTGCGCCTCGGCCGCGTGCCCACCGTCGTCGCGTcctcggcggccgccgcggaggAGGCCATGAAGACCCGCGACCTCGCCTTCTCGGGGCGGCCAATGCTGCTGATGGCCCAGCGCCTCCTCTACGGCGGCCGCGACGTCGGCTTCGCGCCCTACGGCGAGTACTGGCGCCAGGCGCCGCGTGTGCGCACTCCACCTCCTCGGCCCGCGCCGCATCGCCTCCTTCCGCCACGTccgggagcaggaggtggccgcGCTGGTCGCCCGCGTCCGccacgaggcggcggcgggcggcgcggtcaACCTGAGCGACTTCCTCATCTGCTACTCCAAGGCCATCATCTCGCGCGCGGCGTTCGGCGACGGGGACTACgggctcgacggcgacgaggggggAGAGAAGCTAAGGCGAGTGTTCGCCGACTTCCAGGAGCTGGTCCTGTCGTCGCCGATGCGGGAGTCGGGTGGGTGGACACGCTCACCGGGCTGGAGGGCAAGGCGAGGCGCACGTTCGAGGCGCTCGATGGCTTGCTCGAGCGGGTCATCGCGGACCACCGGAgccggcgttccggtggccggcaGGTTCTTGCTGACGGCGAGGTCGACGACCACCGGGATTTCGTGGACGAGATGGACAAGGACGCCGGGCTCCGGCTCGACACGGACAACATCAAGGCAATCATTATGGTACGCCTACGTGTTGCCAAGCCTGCTGGTTACACACTTGTCGATCGGGTGATTGAATTGCACATGGACACTGGACAGGACATATTTGCTGCCGGCACTGACACTTCCTCCACTCCACGGTGCTGGGATGGGCCATGGCGGAGCTCATCAACCACCCGCACGAGATGCGGAAGCTCCAGGACGAGgtccgcggcgccgccggccgcgtaaCCGAGGACCACCTCGACGGGATGGCGTACCTCAAGGCCGTGATCAGCGAGACCATGAGGCTGCACGCCCCGGCGGCGCTCCTGATACTGATACCCCGCGAGACGACGGAGGACACCGAGCTGCTGGGCTACTACATCCCGGCGCGCACGCGGGTGGTGATCAACGCCTGGGCCATCGGCCGGGACCCGGCGTCGTGGGAGCGCGCGGAGGAGTTCGCGCCGGAGCGGTTCGTCGACGCGCCCGTGGATTACAGCAGGGTGGGGCTGGACTTCCGGTTCGTGCCGTTCGGGGCCGACGATGGAGCTGGCGCTCGCCAACATGCTGTACCACTTCGGTTGGGCGTTGATGACGCACGGCGGCGGGAGGAGACAGGGGACGCCGTTGGTGGACGTGAGCGAGGTGTTCGGGCTGTCCGTCCGGCTCAAGGCGCCGTTGGTCCTCGTCGCTAAACCATGGTCGGGATAGTGTTAATAATACAGGAACTCCACGAGATGGACCTTGCGCTCTAGAGAAACGAATGTGTGCTGTAAACCTCCAAGTTGTAACCAAGATGCTTTCATTCAGACTGTCAGACCAGTCAGTAGTAATCTCAAATGTAAATGCATACTATGCATGGCATTGGCATTGGCAACAGCACTAGTTGGATCTATCTTTATTAGCATTTGGGAAGTTGGGAAATGTTACAGAATGAGAAAGGCATGCAAACGACCGAACAGGACAGGAGGGAGAACCAAAACTGAATTCCATTTGTATTAGCTGATCGACTGGTGAACAGAGCATGTTCTCTCGGACAAAACCACATTGCAGTACTGGAACTACTACACAAGCTTGCTCATAACATCGATCCTTACCTTTTGAGGTACTACACTCAGCTGAATTGAGATGTCGCTGACAGAAATGCTGCACgctctatctatctatctatctatctttcTGAAACATGCAAGATCGAAAAACCCTCCGCATGTTGAGACCAAGAAGTGGCCTCCCACTCCCACCACCCAAGGAAAGGAAATCTTCTACATCTACGGTTCATCAGCCTGGTGACCCGCGTCAGGAGATGCTTCAGATAGCGGTGCCATGCCCTCGATCGGCTCATCCGACGAGTTCCCCTCGTCCGCCTGGCTCGTCCACTCAATGTGGCTTAGCCAATCTTCAACATATTCAATCACCTTACGGTCCTTTTCCTCGTTGTAACGCAAAACCTGCGGAGTCCGATCTGCGTGCAAAACAGCAGTAATTAAGGGTGGTGCTAGTCGTATCTATCATATAGATTGCTGAACCGGATCAGCAATTGCAAACAGCAATCCAAATTCCAAATGGTAGTAAAATCAGAGACATGAATTTCCctcaaaaaataaataaatcagAGACATGAATCAGAATCCGGGCAGGATCGAGGTACAAATTAAGCACCCTTGACTAACAGCAAGTGCAAAAGTTCAGTGCAATTCTATTCTGCACAAGCATGATTGGTAAATAAATGCCTAAATGGTAACAGTAGCTGTTGAGTGTTGACTATCATCTTCAGTTTAATTCAATCCTATGCACGCTGTGCAGTTACAATTTCGATTGCAAATAACAGAGTAGCTAGGAATGTCTTGGAATGGTGATTTGTATATGCGATCTTCAAACAAAATCTACACCGTATTACTGACAAGAATATTAATCAATGCAACTTCATTCAGTACACGTCTAGTACACGAGGAACCCTTTTTGTAATTGGGTTTGCATTGGGTCAGACTGTGAGCATACTGTATATATTATCAAGTTAGCACACACTGAAAATCTAGCGGAACATGTATGAATCCGGCCAGCGTACCAGGTTCGGGCGGCACCCAGGCCTCGACGAAGCGGGAGGATAGGTGTCCCTGCATCTGCTGACCATCGCCTATGACGCATTCGTCGCAGGCCACGACCCGCCTCGCGCGCACGTCCAAGCCGAAGAGCCGCGTGCCCTGGAAGAAGTAGACGACGCCGTGGTTATCGGGGTCGACGAGGGCGAGGTTGGGCACCTTGCccggcggcaggccggcggcgACGTAGCTGTCGTGGGCCCAGATCTCGGCGAAGGGCGCCTCGTACTCCAACTCCCAGGTGTTGGGGTTGGGGCCGACCAGGTCGACGAGCGTCCACATCCAGACGGTGGGGTCGTTCGggggctcggcggcggcggctaccgTGTCGTAGTTGAAGCCGCGGATCTCGACGTATCGCAGCCTGCCCTCGCTGGGCCTGATGAAGCGGCGCTGGTCGAGGAACTCGCGGGTTCTTTGCCAGCCATGGAAGTCGTTCCGCTCCACCTCCACGCCCTGCAGGGCGCAGCCATCCGGGAGCGGGACGAGGTACAGGTGCGGGGCGTCGTCGAAGACGTTGCAGACGAGCATCATGCTGCGGCGCGGGCAGAGGTCGAGGCCGCCGAGCGGGCAGGCGTTGGGCCCGCCGAGCTCGGAGGAGGGCACGGCGGGGAGGCGCATGGCGGTGCGGGCGCGGGCGTCGCAGAGGTAGTACTCGGGGCGGTTGACGCGAGCGCTGCCCCAGGCGGACTTGACGAGGaggcggccggaggaggagTCGGCGACGAGGATGGTGGGGAAGAAGCTGGTGAGGTTGGCGCGCAGCACCAGggtggaggcgcgcggcgggtCGTGGAGGTCGAGCAGGAGGTCGCGGCCGGGGAGGATGCTGCGGTGCCGCTGGTCCCCGGCGCGGTGCGGTCCGCCTGTGAGGGTGGCGAGGGCCACCCaccggcggcgctggggctcCTCGTTGGACGGCTCCTCCGCCTGCTGGCGGGCGCGCGAGGACTCCGCGGCTTCGGGCGGCGCCGACATGGCTGGGCGTGGGCGGGGAGGGTGGCGAGTGGGTTGGTTTGGTTCGATTTGAATTGATCCGGCCGCTAGAGGCAGGCTTGAGGAGCAAGTTCCTTGGTGTTTGCCAGCTGTGATTGGGTGGCAACGCAACGGAGTGCGCGCGAGCGCGAGGAGCGTGCATGCCTCATGGGCCGGCCCAATAGTTTGTGTGATCCAAGTATGGGCCGGGCCATGACTGGCTCAAAATGCTGTCTGATCCCACCTCCTCTCTCTATCTCCGTATCCTTTGGTCCTCCGCAAACGACAGTCGAGAGACAGAGGCTCCACTTGTGTATCCGCACCACGACAATTAAGTGGATCGTGCACAAATCGGGCACGCCAGCGAGACCGGCGGCTCAGACGACATGGCTCTCCCGCTGGTtgcggccgccgccctcctcctcgccgtctTCGTCCTGCTGCCGCTCTcctacctcctcctcctcgccgtcaACAAGCCTGCCTCTCCGCAGCGTCACGGTGGCAGCGTCCATGGGCGACGGCCGAggctgccgccgtcgccgccaggcCTCCCGCTGCtcggccacctccacctcctcggCTCGCTGCCGCACCGCGCCCTCCGGTCCATGGCGCGGGCGCACGGGCCCGTCATGCTGCTCCGGTTCGGCCGCGTGCCCGCCGTCGTCGTGTCCTCCGCCGCGGGCGCCGAGGAGGTGATGCGGGCGCGTGACCTGGACTTCGCGAGCCGGCCCAGGAGCGCCATGGCCGAGCGCCTCATGTACGGCCGCGACGTCGCCTTCGCGCCCTACGGCGAGTACTGGCGCCAGGCGCGCCGCGTCTGCGTCGTGCACCTCCTCAGCGCGCGCCGCACCCGGTCCTTCCGCCGCATCAGGGAGCAGGAGGCCGCCGCGCTCGTCCAGCGCGTCCGAGCCAAGGCCGGAGCCGGTGCGGCCGCCGTCGGCCTGAGCGAGCTCCTCGCCGAGTGCGCCAACAACGTCGTGTGTCGCGCCGCTTTCGGGGACGAGAGCGCGAGCGGCCTGTTCgacggcggtgaccgcggccgcgAGCGGGTCAGGAAGGTGCTTACCGACTTCCAGAAGCTGATGGGGACGGAGCCGATGGGGGATCTCGTGCCGTGGTTGGGATGGGTGGACGCCGTGCGCGGGCTGGAGGGCAAGATTACGCGGACGTTCCAGGCGCTCGACGGCTTGCTCGAGAAGGTGATCGatgaccaccgccgccggcctccgaacagggacgacggcgacgatcaCCGGGACTTCGTGGACGTGTTGCTGGACTTGCACAAACACGACAAAGAGTACGGCATCCAGCTCGAGACCAACGAAATCAAGGCCATTATCTTGGTAAGTGCCGATTCCTATTCGGCTGTACTTGCACGGTTCACCTGCGACCTGAGGGCCACTAGCTGATGATCAATCTCTGTCGTGTATCATGCCCGGTCGTCGTTGGCAGGACATGTTCGCTGCAGGCACGGACACCACCAGCGCGGCGATGGAATGGGCCATGGCGGAGCTCGTCACCCACCCGCGCGCCATGCGCAAGCTCCAGGACGAGATccgcgcggcagccggctccACCGGCGTCGACGAGGGCCATGTCGCCCAGCTGCACTACCTCAAGGCCGTGGTCAAGGAGACGCTCCGGCTGCACGCGCCGATCCCGCTGCTGGTGCCCCGTGAGCCGCCGGCGGACGCCGAGGTCCTGGGCTACCACGTGCCGGCGCGCACGCGCGTGGTGGTCAACGCCTGGGCCGTCGGCCGGGACCCCGCGGCGTGGGGGGAGGACGCCGAGGAGTTCGTGCCGGAGAGGTTCTTGGGCAGCGCCGTGGACTTCAGGGGGCAGCACTTGGAGCTGGTGCCGTTCGGAGCCGGCCGGAGGGGGTGCCCCGGGGTCGGGTTCGCCGAGGCAAGCATCGAGATGGCGCTGGCGAGCTTGCTGTGTCACTTCGATTGGGAGGCTGCCAAGGGGAAAGGAAGCCGGACAGGGGCGTCGTCGCTGGACATGAGCGAGGTGAACGGGCTGTCCGTGCACATAAAGTCCGGCCTGCCGCTCGTAGCAAAGCCGTGGGTCCCTTGATACATTTTCAGGTTGGGTTGTGTTTGTTCTACCATTATAGTTATAGACAGTGCGTGTCACATTAGTTTGGAAAAGAAGAGACATGATGATTGATAGTCACATTGatcaaattaattaattaattaagaACATCTTAATCAATCAAGGGTGGTTACACCATCTTCTCCGACGCCGGCCGGAGACACCTATAAATATGTACTATGTATGTATGTTAAGCACGCGCTGCACACACCTCCGGGCGGCGCTAGCGAATTCCGTCCAACAGTAGTACTCGGTATCTGCTAGCTAGCAGTAGCAGCTAGGTGCTCAATAATCATGGCGTCTCCGATGCGTCCTTGAGGTCGTACTTGTTGAGGATGCTGCCGCACTCCTTGAGCGGGTCCTTGCGGAAGAAGGCGATGGGGTTGGCGTAGCGGACGCCCTGCTGCTTGATGCCGTTGTTGGAGGTGAGCGGGACGCGGGCGCGGTCGCGGAACTCCTCGATCTCGGCGCACGCCGGGTCGGAGCTCTTGTCCAGCACCGCCTCGCAGATCTCCTCCTGGTGGTCCTGGTCGATCTCCAGCTTGTACCACCCCTTCTCGTCCGTCGTCGCCTCCGCCTTGAGCGTCTCCTTGGTGCTGCCGAACGGACGGCAAACCACCTCCACCGTAGCGCCTGCATTTCCGTGGACATTGCAATTCAACTCCATCTCCATGGGTCGGGGCAAGCAACCAGCAATGCTGCGTATATATACGCACCCGGGACGCTCTTGGAGACGTTGGTCTCGAAGCCGGCGCGGCAGGGGTCGCAGTAGACGCGCCCGGTGACGACGAACCCGCCGGCCCTCTCGGCGGACGCGACGCCGGCGAGGGCCGCCACGGCCAGCACGGCGACCGCGACGGCGGTCGTCGTCACCATCTTGGCCTGCGCCATTTAATTTGTTGTTGCCTGCTTGGGTCTCTCTCCAACTCTCGATCGATCGTATACGGCAGTGAGAGGAGGAGCGGTGCGCTGGGCGAGGTGGCGCCATTTATGGGCGCGCTGGCCTGGGTGGAGGAGAGGCAGGCCGACGAGGGAGGCCGCGGGAGGCGGAGCTCGTTTCCAGGACCCGGGAAGAGCTCGGCGCCCGCGCGCCACTGACCGCTCGTTTTCGTGCGTTGGCCGCCACGTCGGATTGCTACGTgtttctttatttatttttttctgAAAAAATAAAAAGGGGGCTATCTGAAAATAGTTTATTCGGAATTTTACAAAAAGACCCCGGGTGCTTTGTAAATGTTCcgggggcggcgccggaggagcagaggaggccgCGCTGGTGCCGCCGGGCGCCGGCGACATCTACTCGCCCCGTGCCGTCGTGCGCCCCAGGCGATGCCTCGTCGAGATTCGCTCTCCTACGCCCTAGCCGTTCCTCCGTCTCCCCGCACGCGCCGCTCACGGTCCAAGCTCCTGCGAAGTTATtgctgcggcggcgccggcgcgtcggGACCGGAGCTGGGTGCCCTGAGATGGTGACGGACCTTCAATATTCAGATGGGCGAGGCGGCTATCACGGGCAAGCTTCTGCTCCATCATTCTAGAGTGGGCTGCTTGGCTGCGGCTTTGCGAGCAAAGCAGATCGGGCGGTCGGTCTCGGCGACGGAGACGCGAGCGCCGGTCGTGTTCTTGACCTCAGCAACGACATGCCCAAGTGCAGAAACGACATGAATTCTCAGACAAAAACACACGCGATGCAGTACCTGTACCAACACTCTAATCTGGAGACTGGAGACTGCAACGACATAAACATTCAGGTATATGCTGTTCAAGTCTTAAGAAATCTAGGCATTGATGGACCCAAGCAGCTAGGATTCAGTATCGTTGCTGACAGGGAGTAGACAAGGGAAGAAAGGAGACCAAGCACAAGAATGTATCTGACGAAACGAAATGCCCAGTCATGAGCAGCTTGCTATTCCACATCCAGAAAACGCAGAAATGTTTCTACGGCCGCAGCACAAGTGGGGCACCTTATTGGACTGATTTTTCAGACAACCAGAGAGACATAAAGCTCAGATCCGGTTACAGCAAGTTACCAATGCCTCAGCCACTAGGTACAAGCACACATCTTCAGCTTGTCAACATCCGTATCCCTGtaccctcaaaaaaaaaaaacatccGTATCCCTGTCTCCGAAACACATGCTCCCTGTAACCCTCTTCCAGTCAACTTTGAGCTCCTTTTATCTTGCAGCAAGTTAATAGTGCCTGAGCCAGTAGGGTATACAGTACAAGCATGCAACTTCAGCTTACCAACAACATCCATATCGCTGTCACCCGAAAAAACAAGTACAAAGTCATTGGCAGTACCACGCATAAGCAGGATAGCCAGTTCACTGAACTTAAAGCTAACAGTGCAATGCGACAATGTTTCCTTCCCGATAAAGATTTAAAAGAATTCTCTACAATGACATTGAAGCTCAGTTTTGTTGGCATTGCAAATGATTTGAACAGATGCTGCCAGCAACCGTTCTCATTTCCATGTTTCAGATTTGGATCAACAAGAGTTTAATGTTGATCCACATGAACAACACATGGCTCATAACTAGTAAAATCAAACCTTACTCTTCTGGTCTTCGATTTTATGGAACGACGTGAACCACTGCTTCCAAGAAGCGTCTCCCTGCTGCTCAATCCATGACAGGAAACAGCTGTCCAAAAGGCAGAACAAGTTCACATACAGGAGCTGGTACCGCACAGGAATGAAGCGGAAGTTTGCGATCTGCACGGCTGGCCAGATCATCCCACCTAGTGCCAGAGCGGGAATGAAATCCCTTTTCACGTCTTCCTTCACTTGCTCTACACTCCTTCCTTGGCCGAGACCCACATATGAAAAGAACAAGAGAAGATCTAACGGTCCAAAGAGGAAACCATCCGCAGCAACTTTTGAGGCAACAAATTTGAATGTATTAGGCTGAAATCTCCGCCGGATAAAACGGTCCAGGTACTCATACCTGCAACAATACCAAAGACTTAGTGACAAAAATAGATACACTAATAATGCAAGCAATATGCCATATGTTAGACCAACTGACAATAGTTGAAATTCCATACTCCTAAAATCAGGACAGAGCTGCTTTCATCAGTAAATCACTAAATCTACAAAGCACCCATACCACAATACCTTAGCCAGCTTTTGTAAAATGAATAAAGTGCAGCAGATAAGTGAGGGGATTATGGAATCGCCATTCGTTACAAATGAGAACATCAAGGTGGGAATGAATATGACAGTAGGAGTCTGTTCACAGCAGTTAATCTTATTAGGTTATTTCTCTGTCCCAAAATGAAATCATGTATAATCATTTTCTTTCATCTGCATTTTCATATAGCAGAATATAGTCAACTACTACATACTCTCCAAAACATAGCATTGGTTACTACACACCTAAGGCCGGTAAGCATGAAAATGCAACAGATTATCATGGCGGAGATAAAGTTGATGTCGAAGTGGGACTATGAGCACACAGATGAGCAAATAAGGATGTCTACTGCAGAGTACAGCCCAAGATACTTCTACTCATAAAGCCGATGTTTGCCCCTTTTGCACTCAACCTCAGTTGCCTGACCTCATAGCTAAAGAATGAGGCAAGATTCAGTGACACAAGAACCAGTAGTGTGCTCATGCATGTATCCCTCTACTGTTGATAATACTATATTTCCCTTTATTATGTTGAAAGAAATGCATGCATTTATACAAATGCTTGAATCCAATAAGCATAGTATTATAGTACTAATATCCAAATCCCAGTGAACCAAATCTAGAAAATACTGCGACGTATTCAAGCAAAATCATATGTTCTTAGATCTATCCAAATTTCAAGAACTAGTTAAGTATTCATTATTAATACTCTGACACACCATAAACTGACAATTCATGTTGTCATCTAGACATGAGTAGCTGAATGGAGACCAGTGCAGGATTGGGATTGCATCCTCACTCTGCCCTTTATCTTTTTTTATTATCTTATACTTTCCTTTTCATTTTATCTCAGTGTTTGTTGTTGCCCTTTATCTGCGAAGCACAGTGACTGTGTGGCTCACAAATTTTTCATTGTTAATAATGTAAAGAAAATCAACCTATGATCATAGAGAAATCAACTCATAGAAAGGGCAAATGTAGCGCCATGTGCTAAAATACAGGAACTAACCAGTAATGTCCAACTGGTCCAACAAAAGCAAATCCAAAGGAACTTGTGATGCCCACCCTCCTCCAATCAACTTTGAATTCTTTATCTTTATCCTTATCCTGTAAAAGGCAGCAGATTTTTGCTGAAATGATAACAATTATATTGAAGAATGAAGAAATTAGGAGTAGACATCCAAACAAAGAAGTAATTAATAAACTGCCCATGGAGGCAGAGATAGTTTATATAGGGTCCCCAAGACCTAATGAAATGCCAGTCAGGATTCCTTAAATTTCCAATCTCGTATATGAACAAAGGCACCATGAACAGCAACAAAAATCTTGTTTCAACAAACTGGCCAGTGCATAGCAACATAAGCAGCCCAACAGCTGCACTGCATGACTTTATTCACAGAACAATCTGACCAGAAATGAACTCTGATACAAGAAATTCAAAGGTTTTTTTGCTGATTAAAGAGAAGCCAACTATGTTAAGTAAATTACATATTAACAATAATCAAATCAAGCTCCCGATGCTAGTGATACTCAGAGTTGAAAGAACAAACAAGCACATCTGACTATCTGAAGCTTAAAAATCAGAGAAATGGCTAACCTTTGCTATCAAAGCAAGAAATGAAAATTGTAAGTATGTACTAACGGGATTCTAAAAACCTCATCCCAACCATACCCATGGAACTGCACAGTAAACAATAACCCCAGTGAAGATCACAGCAATCAAAAGAGTAATTCATGTGGTCAGAAAATTAATCTGATTTGCAGTTTAAGCTATTTACCAAGCAAACATCCATCTattgaaaggaaaaaaaatagcTTCAACTTCTCATTCCATCACAAATTTACTCCTCCAAGTCAAACATCTGGGAGCAAAATAAAAGCTccattacccaaatggagtgaATGACCATCAGAACTCAAGTAACATCAGACATCACTGACCAATCAGACCCCCTAACTCGTTTTTAGCAACAAACCTCCTATGTCCAATGTTTTGCCAGAAGGGGGGTATCAGTTCTTCTCAGTTCTCACTACCACAGATGCCTATAGAGGCATTCGCAAGAATAGATTTGACAAGGCTCTAGCATTAGAAACAAAAGAATCTTAAGATATTAAGGGGTTCCCCACCAAACACTCTAGTTTCTTTGCAGTAAACCTCACACAAGCCAAAGGGACAAGGCACAAATCCAGCCATCATCCGCATTCAGGGGCTGACAAGTTGACACATTTGTGGTGCCGTTTCAGGTTACCGATCAAATCCACAGCTCGTCCTTACCGATAAAACATTCCCTACGCATTAGCAGCGAGCTATACGCCATTGAGTCACACCAGACCGAAGTTACAGCTCGCAAGGAACCCGCCCAAGTCCAGGCCAAGAATAGGAATAGCTTTAAAAAAAAATCCTGGAGCGACCCCATCCGGGAAATAGCCGGGGCAAGACGAAGAAGGATGAAGATGACGACACAAGAGACTGGACAAAAAAGCTTATTTTTCCTTTTGCTCGTAGACCAGTTTTAAAACTCCTGTAAAATCGTTTTAACTCTCGCTAGCTTCTTTGTCTGTGTGCGTCTGTCGAAATCGAAAGCTCGTAACCCCAGCGGTCTGAGTGTCGGAATCTGTACAGCAACCTTATTGGCTTTCTATAAAAGCTGGGGAAAACCTTTGTCGAAAAAAAAAAATCCTGGAGCGACCCCGTCTGAGAACTAGCCGGGGGAATATACATATCTGGACGAAGAAGGCGGTAGGGGACGGAGTCGATTGGGGCTTCTACCTCGGGGGTGTTGTTGGCGCGGCGGTCGGGGCGGCGTGCGGAGTAGTGGGTGACGGCCTGGGCGCCGATGTCACCGGAGGCCCAGAGGATGCCGGAGCTGACGACCTGCGTGCGCACC
Protein-coding sequences here:
- the LOC112891652 gene encoding cytochrome P450 71A1-like; amino-acid sequence: MALPLVAAAALLLAVFVLLPLSYLLLLAVNKPASPQRHGGSVHGRRPRLPPSPPGLPLLGHLHLLGSLPHRALRSMARAHGPVMLLRFGRVPAVVVSSAAGAEEVMRARDLDFASRPRSAMAERLMYGRDVAFAPYGEYWRQARRVCVVHLLSARRTRSFRRIREQEAAALVQRVRAKAGAGAAAVGLSELLAECANNVVCRAAFGDESASGLFDGGDRGRERVRKVLTDFQKLMGTEPMGDLVPWLGWVDAVRGLEGKITRTFQALDGLLEKVIDDHRRRPPNRDDGDDHRDFVDVLLDLHKHDKEYGIQLETNEIKAIILDMFAAGTDTTSAAMEWAMAELVTHPRAMRKLQDEIRAAAGSTGVDEGHVAQLHYLKAVVKETLRLHAPIPLLVPREPPADAEVLGYHVPARTRVVVNAWAVGRDPAAWGEDAEEFVPERFLGSAVDFRGQHLELVPFGAGRRGCPGVGFAEASIEMALASLLCHFDWEAAKGKGSRTGASSLDMSEVNGLSVHIKSGLPLVAKPWVP
- the LOC112891653 gene encoding major pollen allergen Lol p 11-like is translated as MAQAKMVTTTAVAVAVLAVAALAGVASAERAGGFVVTGRVYCDPCRAGFETNVSKSVPGATVEVVCRPFGSTKETLKAEATTDEKGWYKLEIDQDHQEEICEAVLDKSSDPACAEIEEFRDRARVPLTSNNGIKQQGVRYANPIAFFRKDPLKECGSILNKYDLKDASETP
- the LOC112894794 gene encoding PXMP2/4 family protein 4 isoform X2; protein product: MRRLWRWYQQCLASHPVRTQVVSSGILWASGDIGAQAVTHYSARRPDRRANNTPEDKDKDKEFKVDWRRVGITSSFGFAFVGPVGHYWYEYLDRFIRRRFQPNTFKFVASKVAADGFLFGPLDLLLFFSYVGLGQGRSVEQVKEDVKRDFIPALALAVSCHGLSSRETLLGSSGSRRSIKSKTRRVRFDFTSYEPCVVHVDQH
- the LOC112894794 gene encoding protein SYM1 isoform X1 translates to MRRLWRWYQQCLASHPVRTQVVSSGILWASGDIGAQAVTHYSARRPDRRANNTPEDKDKDKEFKVDWRRVGITSSFGFAFVGPVGHYWYEYLDRFIRRRFQPNTFKFVASKVAADGFLFGPLDLLLFFSYVGLGQGRSVEQVKEDVKRDFIPALALGGMIWPAVQIANFRFIPVRYQLLYVNLFCLLDSCFLSWIEQQGDASWKQWFTSFHKIEDQKSKV